A part of Prolixibacteraceae bacterium genomic DNA contains:
- a CDS encoding pyridoxal phosphate-dependent aminotransferase family protein, producing the protein MITQARLLKEADMYPYFKAISSTQSATSIIQGKEVLMFGSNNYLGLNNHPQIKEASQKAIDKYGTSCTGSRFMNGTIDLHLELEKELAEWLGKEAVIIFPTGFQVNTGVIPAMTGKNDYIIIDELNHASIIDGCRMSMAQRVKYRHNNPHDLEQKLNKIRHKNGRKLIVTDGIFSMDGDIAKLDKIVEEAEKHDAFTFVDCAHAIGVIGKHGAGTASHYGITERVDLIGGTFSKSLASVGGFIAGNKEIIDYLNHASRTYMFSASLPPSSAASVLAALRIMKTDDSYRLRLWDNTHYAINLMKEHGLDIGMAETPIIPIYIRDSVLTFQIARELFERGIYVNPVVAPGVKESDALLRFSLTSAHSHEQIEFAVGNIVQVLENYNVLKTEQCL; encoded by the coding sequence ATGATTACCCAAGCAAGACTGTTAAAAGAAGCAGATATGTACCCCTACTTTAAAGCAATCTCCTCGACACAGTCAGCTACCAGTATTATTCAAGGGAAAGAAGTATTAATGTTTGGATCGAATAACTATTTAGGACTTAATAACCACCCCCAAATCAAAGAAGCAAGCCAAAAGGCAATTGACAAATATGGTACATCATGTACTGGCAGTCGATTTATGAATGGAACTATTGACCTTCATCTTGAACTAGAAAAAGAGTTAGCTGAATGGCTTGGCAAAGAAGCAGTGATAATTTTCCCTACAGGATTCCAAGTGAACACAGGGGTTATCCCTGCCATGACAGGTAAAAATGATTATATTATTATCGATGAACTAAACCATGCCTCTATTATCGATGGATGTCGAATGAGTATGGCTCAACGCGTTAAATACCGACACAATAATCCTCATGACCTAGAACAAAAACTGAACAAAATAAGACATAAGAATGGCCGTAAACTCATTGTAACCGATGGAATCTTCTCTATGGATGGAGATATTGCCAAGCTAGATAAAATTGTAGAAGAAGCTGAGAAACATGATGCTTTCACCTTTGTCGACTGTGCTCATGCCATTGGTGTGATTGGAAAGCATGGAGCAGGAACTGCGTCCCATTATGGTATTACAGAAAGAGTTGACCTCATTGGTGGGACATTTAGTAAATCGCTAGCTTCGGTAGGAGGTTTTATTGCTGGGAATAAAGAAATTATAGATTACTTAAACCATGCCTCAAGAACATACATGTTTAGTGCCAGCTTGCCGCCATCATCTGCAGCAAGTGTTTTGGCAGCACTAAGAATAATGAAGACAGACGATTCATATAGACTGCGTTTATGGGATAACACACACTATGCGATCAACTTAATGAAAGAACATGGTTTAGACATTGGAATGGCTGAGACACCGATCATTCCTATCTACATTAGAGATAGCGTCTTAACCTTTCAAATTGCTAGAGAGCTATTTGAACGAGGAATATATGTCAACCCGGTAGTAGCTCCTGGAGTTAAAGAGAGCGATGCTTTGTTACGATTCTCATTAACGTCTGCACACTCTCACGAACAAATTGAATTTGCGGTAGGAAATATAGTTCAAGTATTAGAAAATTATAATGTATTAAAAACAGAACAATGTCTATAA
- a CDS encoding DUF5686 and carboxypeptidase regulatory-like domain-containing protein, whose protein sequence is MLNKLLSLLLGFILLSSLEAEAEKVTGIVYDYKTKEPIPYVQVKVAETYIGTVTSDEGYFEIEVPKLPVTIEIKYIGYKSLTLDIKETKNSVSVYLQEESLKLDEITVTPNTSYDQFLLKQIVKNRKHNNPDLLNNIHYRDYTRMSVFVGNIDKRKISSSRIFKNQTEAMIPTSDTTVMMPFFIEESITDHFRSQHNDSVNHVLNRSDGVMNEIKDQVRGVLNKRLTADINLYNNQIEVFQRGFPSPISRMSSIYYNVYVTDSIANGNTKLYKFGFYPKSKKNTTFSGYFWVDSKSWALTEVRAKLPNSANINFVSNFSIAIDYKQNKNGKWFYDQQKMKLHFSLSKQGKDLTGKPFLIQRINTFQEIQQVKTHIQSKEIQQVKTHIQSKEIQQLEQDSILHLVRKQTPMDQFEMSADKGIKILKNNWFIKNVDRFSAMTLNGYYNLNKIDLGPYFSFYNKNEIEGSRVTLPFRTSRKMFDNFTVGGYLGYGFKNKEFAYGGNIGYQFKTPHRSIISSKYHYDYFNLTRNKFIEFIQENPYQKGGGNIISSYTSFEPNPYMLRNQHGDLTYEYELNKSIGFLWRGSLDRYYSNRNVPFITDGKSISNFNTQSILFDTRLSFDQDYDDVFFSRIYYGNNKPIIHLGLLFGHYNINSITNPKSGYYANWNVSVKNRVNIGPTFLKSFVEFGGIIGDVPYPLLNMAKGSRDLGSARYHYNLLHHTSYISDLYFNLHLAYNTGGILFNKIPLIKDFNLREIFTFKTYYGTLRDGHNKVMNIPNFFNTNAPQPYMEASAGITNIFKCLRIEYVYRLNNAESFNSFSDKSGIRFRIEVTF, encoded by the coding sequence ATGTTGAATAAATTATTATCACTATTATTAGGTTTTATACTTTTATCTTCTCTTGAAGCGGAAGCGGAAAAGGTCACAGGAATAGTATATGATTATAAAACGAAAGAACCTATACCATATGTACAGGTAAAGGTCGCGGAGACGTATATAGGTACTGTAACCAGCGATGAAGGTTATTTTGAAATAGAAGTACCTAAGCTACCTGTTACAATAGAGATTAAATATATTGGTTACAAAAGTTTGACTTTAGATATAAAAGAGACAAAAAACAGTGTTTCAGTATATCTTCAAGAAGAGAGTCTAAAACTAGATGAGATAACAGTAACACCAAATACGTCATATGACCAATTCCTTCTAAAACAAATTGTAAAAAATCGCAAGCATAACAATCCTGATCTTCTGAATAATATCCATTATAGGGACTATACGCGTATGTCTGTATTTGTAGGTAATATCGACAAAAGAAAGATATCATCTTCGCGAATATTCAAGAATCAAACAGAAGCAATGATTCCGACCTCTGACACCACTGTAATGATGCCATTCTTTATTGAAGAAAGCATTACAGATCATTTTAGGTCACAACACAACGACAGTGTTAATCATGTCCTTAATCGCTCAGATGGAGTAATGAATGAAATTAAAGATCAAGTAAGAGGAGTGCTTAACAAACGATTGACTGCAGATATCAATCTGTATAACAATCAGATTGAGGTTTTTCAGAGAGGATTTCCAAGTCCAATCTCTAGAATGTCTTCTATATACTATAATGTTTATGTAACCGACAGCATCGCCAACGGGAACACAAAATTATACAAATTCGGTTTCTACCCTAAAAGCAAGAAGAATACAACCTTCTCTGGATACTTTTGGGTAGATAGTAAAAGTTGGGCTCTAACAGAAGTGAGAGCCAAGCTCCCAAACAGTGCCAACATCAATTTTGTCAGCAACTTCTCAATTGCCATAGATTACAAGCAAAACAAAAATGGAAAATGGTTTTACGATCAACAGAAGATGAAACTTCATTTTTCGTTATCCAAACAGGGAAAAGATTTAACTGGAAAGCCATTTCTAATACAACGAATAAATACATTTCAAGAGATACAACAGGTTAAAACACATATCCAATCCAAGGAGATACAACAGGTTAAAACACATATCCAATCCAAGGAGATACAACAGCTAGAGCAAGACTCTATCTTACACTTAGTTAGAAAACAAACACCCATGGACCAATTTGAGATGTCTGCAGACAAAGGTATTAAGATTCTTAAAAACAATTGGTTTATAAAAAATGTAGACCGCTTCAGTGCAATGACACTTAATGGATACTACAATCTAAATAAAATTGATCTAGGTCCATATTTCTCATTCTACAATAAGAATGAAATTGAAGGCTCTCGTGTAACGCTTCCATTTCGCACAAGCAGAAAAATGTTTGACAACTTTACAGTGGGTGGTTACCTTGGATATGGCTTTAAAAATAAAGAGTTCGCTTATGGAGGGAATATTGGGTACCAGTTCAAGACACCACATCGTTCCATAATATCAAGCAAATACCATTATGATTATTTCAACCTTACACGTAACAAGTTTATTGAATTTATTCAAGAAAACCCATATCAAAAAGGTGGTGGAAACATTATCTCATCATACACCTCATTTGAACCAAATCCATATATGCTTCGCAATCAACACGGTGACTTAACCTACGAATACGAGTTAAACAAGAGTATTGGCTTTCTATGGAGAGGGTCTTTAGATAGATACTATAGCAATCGTAATGTACCTTTTATTACTGACGGCAAGTCTATTTCAAACTTTAACACACAAAGTATACTATTTGACACCAGACTCTCATTCGACCAAGATTATGACGATGTATTTTTTTCTAGAATATATTATGGAAATAACAAACCTATTATACATCTTGGATTATTGTTTGGACACTACAATATAAACTCAATAACTAATCCTAAATCAGGGTACTATGCTAACTGGAATGTATCCGTAAAAAACAGAGTTAATATTGGTCCTACCTTTCTAAAATCATTCGTTGAGTTTGGTGGTATTATTGGCGACGTGCCTTATCCATTATTAAATATGGCCAAAGGATCAAGGGATCTCGGGTCTGCTAGATACCATTATAACTTATTGCATCACACATCTTACATCAGTGACCTTTACTTCAATCTACACTTAGCTTATAACACTGGTGGTATATTGTTTAATAAAATTCCATTAATAAAAGACTTTAACCTTAGAGAGATTTTCACTTTTAAAACCTATTACGGCACCCTAAGAGATGGACATAATAAGGTCATGAATATCCCCAACTTTTTTAACACCAACGCACCACAACCCTATATGGAAGCGAGTGCCGGAATTACGAACATCTTTAAATGTCTTAGAATCGAGTATGTATACCGCTTAAACAATGCAGAATCATTTAATAGTTTCTCTGATAAAAGTGGAATCCGATTCCGTATAGAAGTAACCTTTTAG
- a CDS encoding DUF4833 domain-containing protein codes for MKYLLCLLISLTLMSIDYPRPQHEKDILFYIQRTKNRNTVVYKANYDSHGILNQKSPILAYWIMFEKEGNREDLTYMERKYGYGFETKTDSTNSYLLTFIANKNIKLLLVQEEPYNSKVVMIESTEQSPQILKHIFIHSDDSGIWPTVSAIDLYITNQKQITKKTIHID; via the coding sequence ATGAAATATCTATTATGCCTATTAATTTCACTCACATTGATGAGTATAGACTATCCGAGACCCCAACATGAAAAAGATATATTATTTTACATACAACGCACTAAAAATCGCAACACGGTAGTATATAAAGCCAATTATGACAGTCATGGAATACTTAATCAAAAATCACCCATCCTTGCTTATTGGATCATGTTCGAAAAAGAGGGAAACAGAGAGGATTTAACATATATGGAAAGAAAATATGGATACGGTTTCGAAACAAAAACAGATAGTACCAATAGCTATTTATTAACTTTTATAGCCAACAAAAACATCAAACTACTTCTGGTCCAAGAAGAGCCATATAATTCTAAAGTAGTAATGATAGAAAGTACAGAACAGAGTCCACAAATCTTAAAACATATCTTTATACACTCTGATGATTCTGGCATATGGCCTACCGTATCTGCTATTGATTTGTATATAACGAATCAAAAGCAAATAACAAAAAAGACAATTCATATTGACTAG
- a CDS encoding sulfatase-like hydrolase/transferase, which translates to MTKKIKSIAFLMGSMSLILFVCRLLFTIFNRSLLVNIPFNQHINIFAIGIRYDISILFLVNIPFVISLLLPLEKLHKKGSYMLRLLLFVLTNGFVVIANLVDIFYFPFTLKRITISIFPYLKTQANMSSLGIEFLITYWYAFVLLTLLIFSLIKLLGHALSKMEDEIERPKGNWGIPLIILTLVWVIGIKSTLNIFGKGIEIVSSVEKIKNPIASSVALNSAFTLIKSASTPYIHINNIPIDKTTTPAPSLSKSLKKENQKNVVIIILESFTAEASKLLNPEICGNGYTPFLDSLMQNSFYYTKASANGRKSMDAVPSIFLSIPGTQTPYILSKENKTKLSLPSCLAQLGYNTSFFHGSHNTTMGFKTFCQKNGIKHYYGLDEYPYQGDFDGTWGIWDEPYLQYVTDKLDVSPKPFFSSVFTLSSHNPFVVPTKYKGRFPKGDHGIEETIGYADHALRHFFTHIKDKEWYNNTLFIITADHAIMPWSNKYATNEKAFHIPLIFFDPGASLKGKSDDRAQQIDIFPTTMSYLNHPLKVQLPGQDLFRDNKKKFTVSIINESFQFIMGDILYHYLDNECIGIYNIKEDPLEQINLKKNQHQYLSDMILIQTWIHDYCQKKI; encoded by the coding sequence ATGACTAAGAAAATAAAAAGTATTGCATTCTTGATGGGATCGATGAGTCTTATACTATTCGTGTGTAGGCTCCTATTTACCATATTCAATAGATCACTTTTAGTGAATATCCCATTCAATCAACATATAAACATCTTTGCCATTGGGATTAGATACGATATTTCTATTCTTTTCTTGGTAAACATCCCATTTGTAATCTCTCTTCTATTACCCTTAGAAAAATTACATAAAAAGGGTAGTTATATGTTACGACTCCTACTCTTTGTTCTAACAAATGGGTTTGTAGTTATCGCTAATTTGGTAGACATCTTCTACTTTCCATTTACACTTAAGCGCATTACTATATCGATATTCCCGTATTTGAAGACACAAGCCAACATGAGTTCACTTGGTATTGAGTTCCTTATTACATATTGGTATGCATTTGTTTTACTTACACTATTAATATTTTCCCTAATTAAATTATTGGGCCATGCACTTTCAAAGATGGAAGATGAAATAGAACGACCAAAAGGAAACTGGGGAATTCCATTAATAATCCTAACTCTAGTATGGGTCATTGGCATTAAAAGCACACTAAATATTTTCGGGAAAGGAATAGAGATTGTATCATCAGTAGAAAAAATTAAAAATCCAATTGCATCTTCCGTAGCTCTCAATTCAGCTTTCACACTAATTAAATCAGCATCAACACCGTACATTCATATCAATAACATCCCAATAGACAAGACAACCACACCAGCCCCCTCACTCTCAAAATCTTTAAAAAAAGAGAATCAGAAAAATGTCGTAATCATTATTCTTGAGAGTTTTACTGCTGAAGCATCAAAGCTACTTAATCCTGAAATATGTGGGAATGGCTACACCCCATTCTTAGACTCTTTGATGCAAAATAGCTTTTACTATACCAAAGCTTCTGCAAATGGAAGAAAAAGCATGGATGCAGTACCTTCTATCTTTCTTTCTATTCCAGGAACACAAACGCCATACATACTATCTAAAGAGAATAAGACTAAACTTTCCTTACCCTCATGTTTAGCTCAACTAGGATACAACACATCCTTTTTTCATGGATCACATAATACCACAATGGGATTTAAAACATTTTGTCAAAAAAATGGAATTAAACACTACTACGGGTTGGATGAATATCCATATCAAGGTGACTTTGATGGTACTTGGGGGATTTGGGATGAACCATATCTACAATATGTCACAGATAAATTAGACGTAAGTCCTAAGCCGTTTTTTTCTTCAGTCTTTACACTTTCTTCACACAACCCTTTTGTTGTGCCCACAAAGTATAAAGGTAGATTTCCCAAAGGAGACCATGGAATAGAAGAAACCATAGGATATGCCGATCATGCTCTACGCCATTTTTTCACCCATATCAAAGACAAAGAGTGGTACAACAACACCTTATTTATCATTACTGCCGATCATGCTATCATGCCTTGGAGTAATAAATATGCAACAAACGAAAAAGCATTTCACATCCCTCTAATATTCTTTGATCCGGGAGCATCACTTAAAGGGAAAAGTGATGACAGAGCACAACAAATTGATATTTTCCCCACGACAATGAGCTACTTAAATCACCCATTGAAAGTACAATTACCGGGACAAGACCTATTTAGAGACAACAAAAAGAAATTCACGGTCTCCATCATCAACGAATCTTTCCAGTTTATCATGGGAGATATACTATACCACTATCTAGACAATGAATGTATTGGAATCTATAATATTAAGGAAGACCCATTAGAACAGATAAATCTTAAAAAAAACCAACATCAATATCTATCAGACATGATCCTCATTCAAACGTGGATCCATGATTATTGTCAAAAAAAGATTTAG
- a CDS encoding DMT family transporter, with protein MKSNYLLNSNFMAIVACLLWSTAFVGIKIGIQYTPPLQFAGIRFMLSGLIIFPFIPHKKRIIPSIKKHWKYMSLLALMQTVIHYALFYQGVRLMPSSVSAIIIGMGPMFVMMVAHFTSDSDKMTKDKLISVALGIIGVICVVLGKGGKMANTTYLMTVVGVVLLLLTNLNSGFVNVLVKSKTKSMPPLILTMYTMFVGGVCLFIMGLLTEGFAGFVFPKPYYYSLAWLSFLSAAAFSLWFTVLQRPEVKVSEINIWKFLIPVSGALLSWTILPDESPSILSLIGMGFTAAALIWMNFASKRSKKEV; from the coding sequence ATGAAAAGTAATTATTTATTAAATTCCAATTTTATGGCCATTGTGGCTTGTTTGTTGTGGTCTACAGCATTCGTTGGGATTAAGATTGGGATACAATATACTCCTCCACTTCAATTTGCTGGAATAAGATTTATGTTGTCTGGATTGATTATTTTTCCATTTATTCCTCATAAGAAGAGAATTATACCTTCTATTAAGAAACATTGGAAGTATATGAGTTTGTTGGCATTGATGCAAACAGTTATTCATTATGCTCTGTTTTATCAAGGGGTTCGATTGATGCCTAGCTCTGTGAGTGCGATCATCATTGGAATGGGGCCAATGTTTGTGATGATGGTTGCACATTTTACTTCTGATTCCGATAAGATGACCAAAGATAAACTGATTAGTGTCGCTTTGGGGATTATAGGGGTCATATGTGTGGTGCTAGGAAAAGGAGGTAAAATGGCTAATACAACTTATTTAATGACCGTAGTGGGAGTTGTTTTATTATTATTGACCAATCTTAATTCAGGCTTTGTAAATGTACTAGTGAAGTCAAAAACAAAGAGTATGCCCCCTCTGATTTTGACGATGTATACGATGTTTGTTGGTGGAGTATGTCTGTTTATTATGGGACTATTAACCGAAGGTTTTGCAGGTTTTGTTTTTCCAAAACCATACTATTACTCTTTGGCTTGGTTGTCTTTTTTGTCGGCTGCTGCATTCTCATTATGGTTTACTGTTTTACAGCGTCCAGAAGTTAAGGTTTCTGAAATTAATATATGGAAATTCCTTATTCCAGTGTCGGGAGCATTATTGAGTTGGACCATTCTTCCAGATGAGTCACCATCTATTTTGTCTTTGATTGGAATGGGCTTTACGGCTGCTGCATTGATTTGGATGAACTTTGCTTCGAAAAGATCTAAGAAAGAGGTTTGA
- a CDS encoding GNAT family N-acetyltransferase, producing the protein MSITIKEVESKKEMKQFVKFFTKLYYDNKFVAFPLHFDEMKTLGEDNPALRFCQLKCWLAFKEGEIVGRIAAIINSKEQKATQINIGRFGLFDFIDDKSVSSALMKKATEWLKENGVATVHGPMGFTDMDRQGLLIEGYECPGTMATNYNFNYYQTHIEALAFKKSTDWIEFFLHTDDKSLQRIKKLSERCKKINNIKSIEFKSRKEVKKRAYEIFQLVNRSYSELYGFIELDDAQIEYYTEAYLSFVNLKMISVVVDQDDRIIGMGVSMPSFTKALQKAKGKLFPYGAIAMLQALRKNDLCDLYLIAIDKEYQGKGVNAIIMNDISNGAKELGINKAETNIELEDNTKVHQMWKFFKGEQHKRRRCYIKNLS; encoded by the coding sequence ATGTCTATAACAATCAAGGAGGTTGAATCGAAAAAAGAGATGAAGCAGTTTGTCAAGTTTTTCACGAAACTATATTATGACAATAAATTCGTTGCATTTCCTTTACATTTCGATGAAATGAAAACATTAGGAGAAGACAACCCTGCTCTAAGGTTCTGCCAGCTTAAATGCTGGCTGGCCTTCAAAGAAGGGGAAATTGTAGGGCGAATTGCAGCTATTATAAATAGCAAAGAACAAAAAGCGACACAGATAAATATTGGTCGCTTCGGACTCTTTGACTTCATTGATGACAAGAGTGTTTCATCAGCACTGATGAAAAAAGCAACCGAGTGGTTAAAAGAAAATGGAGTGGCTACTGTTCATGGGCCAATGGGTTTTACTGACATGGACAGACAAGGACTTCTTATTGAGGGGTATGAATGTCCTGGAACAATGGCAACCAATTACAACTTTAACTACTATCAAACACACATCGAAGCTCTAGCATTCAAAAAAAGCACCGATTGGATTGAATTTTTTCTACACACTGATGACAAATCATTGCAACGAATCAAGAAGCTTTCGGAGAGGTGTAAAAAAATAAACAACATAAAAAGTATTGAATTCAAATCAAGAAAAGAGGTTAAAAAAAGAGCTTACGAGATATTTCAGTTGGTCAACAGATCTTATTCCGAATTGTATGGATTTATTGAATTAGATGATGCACAAATTGAATATTACACAGAAGCCTATCTTAGTTTTGTTAACCTTAAGATGATTAGCGTAGTAGTGGATCAAGATGATCGTATCATTGGTATGGGTGTTAGTATGCCATCCTTTACCAAAGCGCTTCAAAAAGCAAAAGGTAAACTGTTTCCTTATGGAGCTATTGCAATGCTCCAAGCCTTACGTAAAAATGATCTTTGTGATTTATATCTGATCGCTATTGATAAAGAATATCAGGGAAAAGGTGTCAATGCCATAATAATGAATGACATATCAAATGGAGCTAAAGAACTTGGAATTAATAAAGCAGAAACAAATATTGAATTAGAAGATAACACAAAAGTTCATCAAATGTGGAAGTTCTTCAAAGGAGAACAACACAAACGTAGAAGGTGCTATATCAAAAACTTATCTTAA
- a CDS encoding NAD(P)-dependent oxidoreductase: MANIFITGASGFIGSTMVNVALSLGHKVYAGIRSSSRIDSLPIDKIKIISLDLFDPKQLRSEWLKLNKNNEQIDYFIHNAGVTKSADPNMYDKVNCEGTINLYKSLFALRTPPKKFVFVSSLAAMGPGSIVSHKPIHISDQECPITAYGKSKLKAEEFLTNQTAIPFLIVRPTAVYGPKDKDFLEIFNVLKFRIEPYLADPKQQLSFIHAHDLASIICRLTTSSHQNRVYHISDGKNYSVTEFMGEAKKILDVKTVRIVIPRPILKTIVAFSELNSWLFGTASNLNREKYKELTALNWACDTDSLYSDIDYIPKYDITNGLEDVLNWYKKERLL, encoded by the coding sequence ATGGCAAATATTTTTATTACAGGAGCATCAGGATTTATTGGAAGCACAATGGTTAACGTCGCATTATCCTTAGGTCATAAGGTCTATGCAGGCATTAGGAGTTCGAGTAGAATCGACTCCTTACCTATTGACAAAATAAAAATCATCTCACTGGATCTATTTGATCCGAAACAGCTACGATCAGAATGGCTTAAACTGAATAAAAACAACGAACAGATCGATTATTTTATTCATAATGCAGGTGTAACCAAAAGTGCAGATCCTAATATGTACGACAAAGTGAATTGCGAAGGCACTATCAATCTATACAAAAGTCTTTTCGCTCTACGTACACCTCCTAAAAAGTTTGTATTTGTCAGCAGCCTCGCAGCGATGGGACCGGGAAGCATAGTATCCCATAAACCTATCCATATATCGGATCAGGAGTGTCCCATCACTGCATATGGTAAAAGTAAATTGAAAGCTGAAGAGTTTCTTACAAATCAAACAGCCATCCCTTTCCTTATTGTTCGTCCAACAGCAGTTTACGGCCCTAAAGACAAAGACTTTTTAGAGATATTCAATGTATTAAAGTTTCGTATCGAGCCATACTTAGCTGACCCAAAACAACAATTATCATTTATTCATGCTCATGACTTAGCATCAATCATATGTAGATTGACAACATCATCACATCAAAACAGAGTCTACCATATTTCTGATGGAAAAAACTACAGTGTCACAGAATTCATGGGAGAAGCTAAAAAAATCTTAGATGTTAAAACAGTTCGCATTGTTATTCCACGCCCGATTCTAAAAACTATTGTGGCATTTTCTGAACTTAACTCCTGGCTATTTGGTACAGCTTCAAACCTAAATAGAGAAAAATACAAAGAATTAACTGCCCTTAATTGGGCCTGTGACACAGACAGCCTCTATTCGGATATCGATTACATTCCTAAATATGATATCACCAATGGACTAGAAGACGTTTTAAATTGGTACAAAAAAGAACGGCTACTATGA